Genomic DNA from Sylvia atricapilla isolate bSylAtr1 chromosome 23, bSylAtr1.pri, whole genome shotgun sequence:
TTGGGAGTCTCGTGGttgcctccttttcccctgtaAAATTCCTTTGGGTGTTCTCTGGGTGAAAAAACACTCTAGGTAAATACAAAATAGGATAATAATGTTAAAGGAGATTTAATTTGGGGGTTTGTCACAAGCGCTGCATGGTGCACTGCACAGAATGACTGTAAAGATTCAGTTGGTAGCTTTACTTCTCTTATATAGGAACATTTTCTTATATAGGAAATGTTCTTCCTGACTTCTTAATGTGTcataattctttatttttacaatgcacaattcctttatttttggccaaaaaaaccccagcccacTCTGCTTTCTCGGATGAGTTTTTTATTGCCAAAATTCTCGCCTTTCCCTCCTTGCAGGTTTTTCATTACCAGTCCATCCCACACCCCACCACAGCGGGGAGGTTCCGAGACAGGATATCCTGGGTTGGGAACGTTGCCAACGGCGACGCTTCCATCGCTATCCACAGCCCGGAGCTCAGTGACAACGGGACCTTCATCTGCAGCGTGAAGAACCCTCCAGATGTTTATCACAACATCCCCCAGACGGAGCTGGTGGTCACAGAGCGGGGTAAGGCTCCCTGCCCAGGACTTGACCTCACTCCCTGTGACAGAGTTGCTTTGTTGGATCCCGGAATCCCGAGCGTCACGTGAGAAATGTTCCCTGGACTTGCACGCTGGAGTTCCAGCAGAGGttaccccagccctgccctctgagCTCAGTACTTGGAGAACTCCTGAACTGATTTGAGGCAGGAAGGGCCAGGGGGAGCTGTGGTGAGAACAGGAATCAAAAGCCTCTCTTTGTTCACAAGTTCAGCCTCCGCAAATTGCGGCAGAACAAGTTAAACACTGAGGAAATGCCGGCCTAAAAATAATCTCCACATCACAAGCGCTGATTGTCAGTAATAATTTCCTCATCTGCCCTgcgtgccagccctgccccaaattccagctcagccctgctgataGAACTGTGCCgtgctctgccttcctctgcagctccctccagctcagcctgcccGGGGGGACAGCAAGGGACCACAGATttggggacagcgggacaggAGAGCCCCGTgggtgtggggacaggagccccATAGATTTGGGGACTGCAGatttggggacaggagccccACAGATCTGGGGACTgcaggtttggggacaggagccccACAGGTTTGGGGACTgcaggtttggggacaggagccccACAGGTTTGGGGACTgcaggtttggggacaggagccccACAGATCTGGGGACTgcaggtttggggacaggagccccACAGATCTGGGGACTgcaggtttggggacaggagccccACAGATCTGGGGACTgcaggtttggggacaggagccccACAGGTTTGGGGACTGCAGGTTTGGTGGCAGAAACCCCacaggtttggggacaggagccccACAGGTTTGGAGATTgcaggtttggggacaggagccccgcaggtttggggacaggacCCTGTGGatgcagggacaggctgtgtccagccctgtGTCTCACGTGGAAGGGCCACCAAGCTGTCCCTGGCTGCGGGTTTGTCCCACAGGCTCAGCCGAGCCCTGTCTCACTGTGTTTCAGGCCTGGCCTTCCAGCTGACCTCAGCAACCCTGCTGTCCATCCTGGTGTTCCTGCCCTCCGTCCTCGTGGTAGttctgctgctggtgaggatggggaggaaaTTCCGGGCagtgaaggagaaagggaaatgtgGCTACAAGAAATCCTCCATTGAGGTGTCTGATGAGTAAGTCctggctccaggctggagccTGTATTTCCACTTTGGGGTGTGGGCACGGGCACTGGAGATGATTTCCTCACTGTGCTTCAGCATTTCAGTCAGTGGTTTGTGCCAGAGCAGCGAGCTTTGGGAAATCCCCGTGCTGGAGCACAAACCAAGGGCTGCACAtccccttttctccctcattCGCGTGAGGAATGCCATGGAACTGAAGCAGTTTAGGGTCAGGCACATTTCACTTCTGTTATGAGGTTTATTTGTGCCTGAGTCAGCAGGATGTTTCACATCTGTGAGCTTTGTGTGCCGAGTTGTGGGGTGGAATCcccataaaaggaaaataaaccaaataatgCTGCCTGTGGTGGCCTGAGCAGAGATGCCAGCTACTGAAGGAGCCTTGGATTTCTGCTTAATCCCTCACAGAatcattttttaatacagtCTTTTAATGTTTTGAGTGGCGGTGCAAGATCTGCCAGTCAAAAAGCAACTTTTGTTTTGATCTTTGTGGCATTAGGTGCCACCTTCAAAATGAGGCACCTGGCAGCTTTCAGTCCTTTTGGCTTTGCCCTGCAGACTTAAAGGCTTTTTCCCCACGacaaaaaaccctccagctCCATGTGGTACAACCAGAATTCACAGTCCAGAGGAGGTCCTGGAATGTCTGGGGGGAAAAGTCCAACCTGATCCCGTGCTTTTCCTGCAGGCCTGAGCGCACAGACAGAGCTGGCTGCGGGGGGAGGATCAAGGAGTGCTGCCTGAACTGTGTGGTAAGTGAAAGTCGGCGTTTTCACAGCGGTTTTGCCAACGCGGGTGCTCAAAGAAGGTGCCAAGAGCAGTGGGCAGAGTGTCCTGACACCTCTGGGTGTCCAAGGTGTGTCCCAAAGGCTCCCCGGggctccccagcagctgggagggagagctgctggttGTACTGGTGGGGAAGCTGTCATGAGATCCATCAAACCGATTTGTCGCTGGACTTGATGGGACTCAAAGGCATCATTTTAAGATGACAGGTCGGGGTTGAAGTGGCAGCTGCTGCGGGGCTGGTCTGGGGCTCAGTGTGGGCAGTTTGGGGCTggcagtgcagtgctggggaaggcaggCTGTCACCCCCCAGCCCTCTGGCTTTCTGCTGAGCTGGTGGACATCTTCCTCCTTTCAcctccttcccatcccagcaggacaTTGCTAAACCCTCGCGGTCGCTTTGTTTgttcctgcttttatttttttttgtttgtcgTGCTCTCTGAAGTGGTGGCTGCCTTCTCATGCTGCCgcttcccttcccaccccggcagcagctcctggttgTTAATCAGCTGCTCCAGCGCCTCAGTGGGTTTGCCACCTGCTGCCCTGGTTTTGTGAGAGTCCCGTGTGCTGGCAGCCACATTCCAGAGTCATCCAAGAGGGTTTTCATTCCTTCCCGGTGTCCTCCAGGCCAGATTTACCTCAGGGACACCTTTGCCTCTCAGGCACTCAGTCAGGACGTGAGTTTAGGAGGATTTAAACACGTGTTGCTTGATTCATTCCCCTAATGCCAGTGATTTAAAAGTGGCCTAAGTGCCCAAGCCTTCAGACAGGCGTGTGCTGATGGTTCCTACCAGACACAGGATGAAAAGCAGGCAATTACGTAAGTTggacataaaatatttacagttctGCATtaggcacaggcagcacagagctgcagcgTTGGTAAAGAGGTtttggagaggggcaggaagcAGGAAATGCCCTGTGCCAAAGGCACAGCTCCCTTGGGAGGTGGAAGCGCTGCTCCAGGAGATGTTCTGGGaatcagggaggaaaaatgggaaaggatGGAGCCCCAGTTTGGTGAGGAAGTGCTGTCAGGACATGGGAGAacataaaagctgaaaaatgtccTGTCATCCTTTGGGATGAGTCAAGTTGGGATGATaaaatcctgctgctttcaTGTCGAGTGCTTTGCTGTCTGATATTGGAACATTTATCTGATCAGGTCTGAACGCTGCCCTCTCACCTAAACCTGCTTTTCTGGGGTTTCTCTAATGTGCCTCTTCGTGCCTCACAGGTCACCAAACAATTAAAATCTGCAAAGGCAAGGGAAGAACTCCTCAGACTGGAAATGTCTGGGGTGTCAGTGAGATTTCCCCTGCTGAGGCgctgggctgagctcagaactgctgtggggacaccaTCAAATGACGCTGTGGTTACAGCAACGATGGGGTTCTGCAAGTGGCTGTTTGTCAGGCTGGAAAACAATAatttgtgctgctcagggctgtctctgcaggctgctgctgcactttctgcttcatctttagctgctgctcctcttcaaACACGTTTCACATGTGGGTTGTAATGTGATGATGGTGTCTGGGAGAGGTCAGACATATTCatatttgtgtttgtatttgtaCCAGGGTTTTTGCAAGTCCTCTGGCTTGTtcaaacacagcagtttttgggGAGCATCTATCTAGGCTCTTGCCAGAAGCCCAGCCAGGCTCAGCATTTGGCTGACCTCGTGGCTTGATTCATTTCTTCCCACATAATCTCAGTTTCTCTCCATGTTCCCCGTTCAGGACACGGATGAGGAAGATCCCTACTGATAGAACACTGAAGATGTGGGAAAAGACTAAAATTCCAGCCCTGAAAATCATGGTTAGATCcctccagaggctgctggatAACCAGTGCAGACTAAAAGgtgtgctctgctctcagggatAATGCTGATGGGATAATTCACTTCTATTTAAGCACCAAACGATGATTTTCTAAAAACCTTTGTAATTTAATGTGGAGAAGAAAATCTGCCCTCAGATGTGCAGGGCCTACAGAAACCTCAGTGCCTACAGAGCCAGCGTGCCTTGGTTTTCCTGCAGATCACTTTGGTTTCTTGGTTTGCTGTTTTGGTGACATCTCTCTTCTCCTGAGCCCTGGAAatcttttgaatttttgaagtgaaggctgctccagctctctggaCTGGTCACCTCCAGGCACTGACATGgtttattctcctttttcttttttggaacaTACTGACTGACACCAGTTTATGAAGTGATATCTGGCATCCTCTGTCTTGGAGCGAAGAGAACCTACTGcttatgaagtatttttttattcagctgCATCACTGGTACCTCTCCTTCTACTCGTAGAAGTGAAGCACAATTCATAGAAAAcgattttttgttttttttttttttttttttttttccttttttgaaatcagaaatgcaaatgGGGACTCTGTTTCTGGGGACACACAACCCCATCTACCTCAGCCATGGACTCAAGCACTGCCCAAAGGGATGTTCTGTTTGCAGtagctgttttcttcctcccttcttctGGGACCCCATTTAGGGAAATGATCAATTGTGCAGCATTACTTCCCCTCCATGGAGGGCATTTCCTCTTTCACCAGCCTCATCCAG
This window encodes:
- the LOC136370932 gene encoding myelin protein zero-like protein 3, with amino-acid sequence MGRPGAEGSGGRLLLLPRGALLLLGVCNALALEIKASPKVRAFVGEQALLKCSFKSSSPITESLLVDWTYRPHSGGGMETVFHYQSIPHPTTAGRFRDRISWVGNVANGDASIAIHSPELSDNGTFICSVKNPPDVYHNIPQTELVVTERGLAFQLTSATLLSILVFLPSVLVVVLLLVRMGRKFRAVKEKGKCGYKKSSIEVSDEPERTDRAGCGGRIKECCLNCVDTDEEDPY